CTGGGCGGGCCTTCGGCGAAAACCCTGCTCAACACCACCGAGGGGATTCTGAGGCTGCGCGGCAACTGGCGCGTCCATATGACGGCCAGCGGCACCGCCATTCCCGCGATGCCGACGCTGCACCCGGCCTATCTGCTGCGCACGCCCGCCCACAAGCGCCTGGCCTGGCGCGATTTCGTCGAAGCCAAGATCAAGCTGCGCTCCCTCGCCTGACGACAAAAACCAAGCGCCGCGACCCGTATCCGGTTCTCGGCGCATGATTTGTTCGGCACTTTGGCCAGTTCATTCTCAGGCAGGCTGACGGCGCAGCCCGACATATTGCAGCTCGGCGAACAGCGCGACCGCCACGGCCTGGGCGCTGACGAAGGCGATGCCGAGCAGGTTCGGCGAGATGGCGCCCGAGACGAGCAAGCCGAAGCTGGCGACGACCCAGAGCACGTTGATGGCGATGATCTCGACCAGCATGGCCCGCGACACCGTCTGACGGCGCGACACGGCGAAGACCATCGCCACGAAAGGCACCAGGGCAACGCCCGCCCAAAACAGCAGGCCGGAAGGAATGCCGAGCAGCGGGCCGAGCAACGACGCGCCGGCAAGCGCCAGGACGGCAGTGGCGCCCGTGGCGACGGCATCAAGCAGCAGCACGTTGCGGAGGAACGGGGTGACAGTGATCGGCATTGGCTTTCTCCTGTTGGTGATGCGGCGGACCGTTCCGGCATCTGATGACCGGACAATGCCAAGGCCGTTCATGCCTGGCGATTACGCGCCAGGTAATGGAAATAACTTTCTTCCGATCATAGATTTGCAGCCATCCGAGGAGCTTCAACGCGCTGCTGGCCTGCATTGCCCGCCGTCCGCGCGACAAGAAAGAAAAGACCACGATGACCACGCCCGAAACCTCAGCCGGCAGCCTGATCCGCGAATGGCGCACCCGCCGCCGCATGAGCCAGCTCGACCTCGCCATGGAGGCGGAAATCTCGCAGCGGCACCTCTCCTTCGTAGAAAGCGGCCGCGCCATGCCCTCTCGCGACATGGTGCTGCGGCTGAGCGAGCAGCTGGCGGTGCCGCTCAGACAGCGCAACCAGATCCTGTTGGCTGCCGGGTTCGCTCCGTCCTTCTCGGAGCGCAAGCTTTCCGATCCCGACCTGGCACCGGCCATGGACGCGGTGAAGCTGGTGCTGAAGGGGCATGAACCGTTCCCGGCGCTCGCAGTCGACCGCCACTGGAACCTGATTTCCGCGAACGCGGCACTGGCGCCGCTGCTTGCCGGCGTCACCGATCCTGCCCTGCTCGAGGCGCCGGTGAACGTGTTGCGGCTCAGCCTGCACCCCAAGGGCGTCGCGCCCAACATCGTCAACCTCGCGGAATGGCGCGCGCATCTGCTTGAACGGCTGAAGCAGCAGGTTGCGGCTTCGGCCGACCCTGTTTTGGAGAAACTAGAGGAGGAGCTGCGCTCCTATCCCGTCCTGTCCGCCACGCGGGCACCGAAACCGGAGGCCAACGCCTTCGTGCACCCGCTGCGGCTGAAGCTGGACGGCACCGTGCTGTCCTTCATCAGCACCACCACGGTGTTCGGCACACCGCTCGACGTGACGCTGTCGGAACTCGCCATCGAGACCTTTTTCCCGGCCGACGAAGAGACGCGCCACGCGCTGGCCTGCCTTGCGCTCGAACGCACAAAGGCAGTCGGCAAGGCCTGATCAGCCGGGCGGTTGCGACGCCTTGCGCGAGGCGGCGCGTTCGAGGCCGAGCTGCCGCTCACGCAGGATGATGAACAGGCCAGCGGCGACCACGATGGCGCCGCCCACCAGCATGTGCAGGGTGGGCACGTCGCCGAACGCGAAATAGCCGACGACGATCGACAAGAGCATGGACGTGTATTCGAACGGCGCCACCACCGACGCCTCGGCGTGGCGATAGGCCGAGGTCATCAATATCTGCCCGAGCCCGCCGCAGAAGCCGGCAAGGATGAGCAGCAACACTTGACGGGTGGCTAGCGCCTGCCAGCCGAACGGCACCGTCAGCAATGCTACCACGCTGGCGGTCAGCGAAAACCACAGGACGATGGTGGCGGTGCGCTCGCTGTGAACGAGGCTGCGTACCAGAAGCATGGCGACCGCCGAAATCGCGGCGGCGATGAAGGCGGCGATGACGCCGAGGACTTCCTGGTCGCCAAGTGCGGCGCCCGAGCGCAGCAGCGTCAGGGTCGGCCAGGAGATGATGAGCACGCCAACCAGCCCGACCGCCACCGCGCCCCAGCGGTAGATGCGGATGGTTTCGCCAAGGAAGATCGCGCTGAACACCACGACCAGCAGCGGCTGGGCATAGTTCAGCGTGATCGCCTCGGGCAGTGGCAGCCGGGTCAGCGCGAAGAAGCCGAAACCCATGGCGCTGACGCCGACCACGCCGCGCGCGATGTGGTTGAGCGGCCGTTTCGTGGAGAAGGCGGTGCGCAGCTCGTGCCGGAAACCGAGGAAGATCAGGATCGGAAAAATAGCGAAGAAGGAGCGGAAGAAGACGATCTGGCCGGCCGGCAGTTCACCGGCGGCCTTGATCAGCGACGACATCGCTACGAAGACGGCGACTGAACAGATTTTGAATGTGATGCCGACCAGCGTGCGCTGCTGGCCGGACGATGCGTCCGATGTCACTGCATGCCAGCGTCCTGGATCGCTCCCCAGATGCGCGACGGAGTTGCCGGCATGTCGATGTGCCTGATGCCGTAGGCGCGGTAGAGCGCGTCGGTGACGGCATTGAGCGTCGCCGGCGTAGCGCCGATGGTGCCGGCCTCGCCTGCCCCCTTGATGCCGAGCGCATTGGTGGTCGACGGCACGTTGCGGGTCTCGAAATGGAAGGACGGCACGGTGTCGGCGCGCGGCATGGCGTAATCCATGAAACTGGCGGTCAGCAATTGCCCGTCCTCGCTGTAGACCGTGTCTTCGGTGAGCGCCTGGCCGATGCCCTGCACGACGCCGCCATGCACCTGCCCGGCCAGAAGCAGCGGGTTCACCGTTACGCCGAAATCGTCGACGATGGTGTAACGCGTAATCGCGGTGGCGCCGGTGTCGGGATCGATCTCGACCTCGCAGATATGCGTGCCGTTGGGATAGGTGCATTCGTCCTGCAGGAATTCGCCGAAGCCGCGCAGATCGTCCGGTCGCTTGGCCGCCTTGGCAATCGCCGCGAAATCCATCGACCGGTCGGTGCCGACGATGCGAGCCATGCCGCCCTCGAGCTCGATGTCGGCGGCGGCCGCCTCCATCTCGTCGGCGGCAATGCGCCTGATCTTCTCGGCGAGGTCTTCGCCGGCACGCGCGGTGGAAACACCGCCGAGCGGGATCGAGCGCGAACCGCCGGTGCCGCCGCCGGCCTTCAATTCGTCGGTGTCGCCCTGTCGAACGTGGATCCTGTCGATCGGCAGGTTGAGCTTGTCGGCCAGGAACTGCGCATAGGCCGTGGCGTGGCCCTGGCCGTTGGACTGCGTGCCGATCTTCAACGTCACCGTGCCGTCGCCATTCAGCTCGACATGGGCCGGCTCGGAACCGGGGAAGGCGCAGGCCTCGACATAGGTGGCCATGCCGATGCCGCGTATCCTGCCGCGCCGTTTTGCGTCCTCCAGCCGTTCTGAAAATTGAGTCCACGCAGCCCGTTGCATGGCCTGGCTCATGTGGCCCTCGAATTCACCAGTGTCGTAGAGCCTGCCTGTCTGGGTGCGATAGGGCATCTGCTGTGGGCGGATGAAGTTGCGGCGGCGGATCTCCTCGACCGGCAGGCCGAGGTCGTGCGCGCAGGCGTCGACCAGCTTCTCGATCAGCAATGCCGCCTCGGGCCGGCCGGCGCCGCGATAGGCGTCGACGGGCGTGGTGTTGGTGTAGACGGCGGTCACCGAAACATCGAGCGCCTGGATGTCATAGACGCCGGTCGACATCGAAACGCCGACGACGGGAATGTAGGGACCGTATTGCGAAACATAGGCGCCGAGATTGGCGGTGAGGCCGATGCGCAAGCCGAGGAAACGCCCCTCGCCGTCCATCGCCATTTCCGCGGTGGCGAGGTTATCGCGGCCATGCGCGTCGGTCAGGAAATGTTCGGTGCGGTCGCCTGTCCATTTGACCGGCGTGCCAAGCCGCTTGGCCGCCTCCAGCACAAGCACGTGTTCGCGGTACGCGAAAGCCTTCGGACCGAAGCCGCCGCCGACATCGGGGGTGATGACGCGCAGCTTGTCGCGACCGATGCCGAAGACGCCGGCCACCACATATTGCATCGAATGCACGCCCTGCGAGCCGGTGGTCAGAACGAAGCGATCCTCATCGGCATTCCATTCGCCGATGGCGGCCCGCGCCTCCATATAGTTGCAGATCAGCCGGTTGTTGACGAAGTCGATGCGGGTGACCCGCTTGGCGCGGGCGAAAGCGGCGTCGGTCTTGGCCTTGTCACCGATATGATAGGCGTAGGCGCGGTTCGAGCCGAGTTCGGGCCAAACCAGCGGTGTTCCGGCATCGAGCGCCGTCGCGGTGGCGCCGGCGGCGTCCAGGCTGTCGTAATCGACCTCGATCAGTTCGGCAGCGTCCTGCGCCAGCGCCCGGCTATCGGCGACGACGAAAGCCACGGCATCGCCGACATAGTTGACCTGA
The genomic region above belongs to Mesorhizobium terrae and contains:
- a CDS encoding DMT family transporter, coding for MSSLIKAAGELPAGQIVFFRSFFAIFPILIFLGFRHELRTAFSTKRPLNHIARGVVGVSAMGFGFFALTRLPLPEAITLNYAQPLLVVVFSAIFLGETIRIYRWGAVAVGLVGVLIISWPTLTLLRSGAALGDQEVLGVIAAFIAAAISAVAMLLVRSLVHSERTATIVLWFSLTASVVALLTVPFGWQALATRQVLLLILAGFCGGLGQILMTSAYRHAEASVVAPFEYTSMLLSIVVGYFAFGDVPTLHMLVGGAIVVAAGLFIILRERQLGLERAASRKASQPPG
- a CDS encoding xanthine dehydrogenase family protein molybdopterin-binding subunit, translating into MTAVTPKFGMGAAVRRVEDVSFITGRGRYTDDIRPDGVLHGYVLRSPAAKARFSIGSTEAAKAAPGVHLVLTGADLGHLRALRSTVMQPQPDGTRAPTRDIPILCHDQVNYVGDAVAFVVADSRALAQDAAELIEVDYDSLDAAGATATALDAGTPLVWPELGSNRAYAYHIGDKAKTDAAFARAKRVTRIDFVNNRLICNYMEARAAIGEWNADEDRFVLTTGSQGVHSMQYVVAGVFGIGRDKLRVITPDVGGGFGPKAFAYREHVLVLEAAKRLGTPVKWTGDRTEHFLTDAHGRDNLATAEMAMDGEGRFLGLRIGLTANLGAYVSQYGPYIPVVGVSMSTGVYDIQALDVSVTAVYTNTTPVDAYRGAGRPEAALLIEKLVDACAHDLGLPVEEIRRRNFIRPQQMPYRTQTGRLYDTGEFEGHMSQAMQRAAWTQFSERLEDAKRRGRIRGIGMATYVEACAFPGSEPAHVELNGDGTVTLKIGTQSNGQGHATAYAQFLADKLNLPIDRIHVRQGDTDELKAGGGTGGSRSIPLGGVSTARAGEDLAEKIRRIAADEMEAAAADIELEGGMARIVGTDRSMDFAAIAKAAKRPDDLRGFGEFLQDECTYPNGTHICEVEIDPDTGATAITRYTIVDDFGVTVNPLLLAGQVHGGVVQGIGQALTEDTVYSEDGQLLTASFMDYAMPRADTVPSFHFETRNVPSTTNALGIKGAGEAGTIGATPATLNAVTDALYRAYGIRHIDMPATPSRIWGAIQDAGMQ
- a CDS encoding helix-turn-helix domain-containing protein, translated to MTTPETSAGSLIREWRTRRRMSQLDLAMEAEISQRHLSFVESGRAMPSRDMVLRLSEQLAVPLRQRNQILLAAGFAPSFSERKLSDPDLAPAMDAVKLVLKGHEPFPALAVDRHWNLISANAALAPLLAGVTDPALLEAPVNVLRLSLHPKGVAPNIVNLAEWRAHLLERLKQQVAASADPVLEKLEEELRSYPVLSATRAPKPEANAFVHPLRLKLDGTVLSFISTTTVFGTPLDVTLSELAIETFFPADEETRHALACLALERTKAVGKA